The sequence below is a genomic window from Vespula pensylvanica isolate Volc-1 chromosome 1, ASM1446617v1, whole genome shotgun sequence.
GTTAACATTGTACAATGTAAAGGTCAATGGTGATCCAATAGCATTTGTTAATAACATATGTCACTTAAAAAAACTTAGGTATGAAAAggttttttttatgaaaatcaaagaaattgaACAATGTTTTAATTGACTAATTATTCTAATTGTGAAAACTTATAGGCACTTGGACATCTCGCAATCCAATTTCAAACAAGGACAATTTGAACATCCTAATAGAATTTTAAGGCGTATAGTACTTGGATTGCCCGAGTTAGTTTCTCTGGATATTGGAGGCACTAATCTTGCAGGAAGAGGAGTTGCTGAACGACCCCTTGACACAGTCTTAGaagatttaacaaataatgCTCTTTGTGACATACCAGGTCTTGCATCTAGAATTCACAAACCATTACAATTTTTAGGTCTTTATGGAACTGCTCATGCAGCTTGTAAAAGACACGATATACCAGCGAAAGTGGTATGTATTGAACAATTGTATTAAagttttacataaatatcattttacataaataaacatCATTATATAAATCGTGTGGCATAAATACAGATAGCAGGAGATGCAAATGaagatcaaatattaattGCGGCTCATGTTTGTATGAACAACAAACaagaattattacaaaaagtgTTGAGTGATCTCTATCATGTATTCAGATATGAAAATTGTCAAAGAATGGATCAAGCTCTTCGTACTGTATTAGAAGCGATGGAAAAGCATCCGTATCAaaaacatatacaaatatctgGAAGGTAGCACGTCTTAATGAGCACATgcatcattttttatacacCATTTGACACTTaagacaatttttattacagtgctactttattttacatagtaaaaatgaaggaaaagggagaactAGTTGTAGGAGTTaggaaaagaattattagcACTTTATTGACAGGAATGAGTCTTCATAGAGACGAAGAAACTATGATGCGTAATGGTTGTTTGGCATTATGTCAATTTCGTATACCGCAGGACGTGGTtagtattttttctatctttaattGGTCTATGTGATTTTTCACTCagttttacatatataaataaaactatctataaatatctacgaaaaagaagagaataataacaatacaatttttatatttacagatGTTCAACTACGAAGCATTAGTAAAAGTGCTCTTACATTCTGCTAAGCATGCAGAGCCAGAAGGATTTGTACAACGTAttggaatatatttattaaactctCTAGCTTGTCAAGTTGAAGGCAAAGAAAAGTGTCTTTTAGGCAAATTAGGTTGTGTTAAAACAATGCTTGAATTAGTCGAATATAGAGTAGAATCTGGAATATTTGACGATGTGTTGGAAGTAGCATGGTCTACGATGTGGAATATGACGGATGAAACAGCTATAAATTGTCAACGATTTTTAGATGAAAGAGGAATGGTACTCTTTCTAAAATGTGTAAAAGTATGTATCTTAATCTTTTGATAttctgtataaatataaacatttggcataattatttctttttttatagcgGTATCCAGGAAAGGAAGAATTATTGAGGAACATGATGGGTTTACTTGGTAATGTCGCGGAAGTAGATTATTTGAGAGTACATCTTATGCAACAtcgatatgtatgtgtttttgCCAATCTACTGCGTTCTAACAGTGATGGCATCGaggtattatattttcttgaatatttcaaatatttcattgtttcaTAATAATTCTCTATCGTTAATCTATGTACTGTACAATAATAGGTATCTTATAACGCAACCGGTATACTCGCACATATGGCATCCGATGGTGTCGAAGCTTGGACGCTTGATAAACCTAGCCGAGATGAAGTTTTAGATTTTATGGTCCAAGCTATTGAAAGATGGGATTTATCTGCGGAACGTAACATTAATTACCGTTCATTTTTACCGCTTTTACGTTTACTGGATGTATACCATACTCCAGAATGTCAACATTGGGCTGTATGGGCACTCGCCAATCTTACCAATGTTTATCGTACGTATTTGAgatgtttttctgttttttttttttttttttttttcccccaaaaaataatttctcccTTCAATTAACATTTCTcatgaatttttatctatgTTAAAACAGCACACAAATATTGTTCATTAGTta
It includes:
- the LOC122631967 gene encoding protein zer-1 homolog — its product is MAELDDLYHSDQYLGPETLTDLCFKLICDNLDIISVKDKHGHRTLRKGLAFPAEICHKFIEYMQRSETRENDDCFFSIFKDTTATRLKRVKIISCSLTDASVETLMKHKLTDLELTNCTNLTVLSIEHVNANSENLRSLVFHGTSMVIPSRLTFGTDENSPVKHYERGYVFKTPNLRRLALGYVGIPEREYSLLLAGLTNLTHLDLSNCFEVLNFDFYDHVPNLVSLTLYNVKVNGDPIAFVNNICHLKKLRHLDISQSNFKQGQFEHPNRILRRIVLGLPELVSLDIGGTNLAGRGVAERPLDTVLEDLTNNALCDIPGLASRIHKPLQFLGLYGTAHAACKRHDIPAKVIAGDANEDQILIAAHVCMNNKQELLQKVLSDLYHVFRYENCQRMDQALRTVLEAMEKHPYQKHIQISGSATLFYIVKMKEKGELVVGVRKRIISTLLTGMSLHRDEETMMRNGCLALCQFRIPQDVMFNYEALVKVLLHSAKHAEPEGFVQRIGIYLLNSLACQVEGKEKCLLGKLGCVKTMLELVEYRVESGIFDDVLEVAWSTMWNMTDETAINCQRFLDERGMVLFLKCVKRYPGKEELLRNMMGLLGNVAEVDYLRVHLMQHRYVCVFANLLRSNSDGIEVSYNATGILAHMASDGVEAWTLDKPSRDEVLDFMVQAIERWDLSAERNINYRSFLPLLRLLDVYHTPECQHWAVWALANLTNVYPHKYCSLVIKEGGIEKLNALKIDRRPYERIKELATIVIENCCQDNSHSNDGNYLQAHSDAEYSLDG